Genomic window (Candidatus Omnitrophota bacterium):
AAATCATCTCCAGTGGTATAACCTTTTTTTTATTAGAACATACAAGTGTTAATTTGTCAAGTATTTTTTGGATTGCCGCGCTTAAGTAATTGCGGATAAAAGAGTTACTGCGGATTACTTGAGTGCTTCTTTGGATTTTTTAACGCCCGGGCGCTCAGCCCTCGGCCCCACTGAAATAACCAGGGTGATCAACCGGCCTTTGGGCAATAAAGAAATAATACAGGCCTCGCTCTCATTATTAAAATTCAACATGCGCTGGCCGAATTCCGTGACATTGATCATCTCCCATTGGTTCATCTTCATCTGCTCTTTATAGAAGGCAACCATCTGATCGGGGTCAGCCTTGCCCTGGTATTTCAACACCGCCACGCGCACGCCTCCGTTATCAAACGAATACGATTCCTGCGGAAGGCTCTTAAAACCTGAGGGCACCGGGATATCGGAAAATTTAAAACGGGCAGCCGGCTCAATGAAACTTTCATTAGCGGAATTGCCTGAAGAAAATGTCTGGCACCCGGATAACACGCCAGCGAGAATAAGCACGATCACCGCTATCACTTTATTCATGCCAACCCCTTTTTTATTTAGTCCGTAAAAATTTCTCCACATCCTTATATATCTTAATGATCTGCCCTGGTTTTAACCCGGCTTTGGCCCCCACCCGGCGCAATTGCGGCGGCGTGATAATGTCTTCCGGGCTATGGCTGTCATGATCCAGGATCAATCGGGCCTTCCATTTCAACGCCTGTTTGACCACATGACTGTTGGAAACTCCGTGGCTTTTACGGCTGGTGACTTCCAGGAATATTTTTCTTTTTGCCGCGAGCTTCGCGTCATCGTCGGAAATATACCCGGGGTGTGCCAGGACGTCTATATCCGCCTCCAGGGCTGCGCGGTTGGTCCCGAGTATTACCGGTTCAGCCGGGGTCTGGCCATGGCCGACGATTATATCAATCCCCTGCTTCCTGGCGTACCGGGATAAAGGCGCAAACTGGGTTAAAGGCAGATGCGTCAGCTCAACCCCGGAAAGGACCTTGATCCCCGTGTCTTTCGGCCATTTGGCCGCAAATTCCAAAATGGAAAAAACCACGGATTCGATATTGCTGTAATCAACGTGGTCGGTTATGGCGATAACCTTGTACCCTTTGTCCCGGTAGCGCACCGCTACCTCGGAAGGGAGCAATTCCCCGTCGCTTAGTAAAGAGTGACTATGTAGGTTATACATAATTAATCGATAGTCAATAATCAATAGTCTATAATCAAACTTCTTTTCCCCAAGGTCTATTAGCTATAGATTATAGGTTATAGACCCTTCGCAAGCAAATTAGTTAATAGTCGATAATCAATAGTCTATGATCGAACTTCT
Coding sequences:
- a CDS encoding histidinol phosphate phosphatase domain-containing protein; the encoded protein is MYNLHSHSLLSDGELLPSEVAVRYRDKGYKVIAITDHVDYSNIESVVFSILEFAAKWPKDTGIKVLSGVELTHLPLTQFAPLSRYARKQGIDIIVGHGQTPAEPVILGTNRAALEADIDVLAHPGYISDDDAKLAAKRKIFLEVTSRKSHGVSNSHVVKQALKWKARLILDHDSHSPEDIITPPQLRRVGAKAGLKPGQIIKIYKDVEKFLRTK